The DNA sequence TACtcctccaacggttttgcaaatGGGTTTGCCATTTTAGTAAACTTGGCATTTGAGAGGCTCCCCTTGGCATATTTTGGCATATTTGGGAGTTGGCTTTTGGATTGGCAAATGCTTGCGGCCGGTTTTCCTACGTCAATTCCGTGCGCGGCCTGGTCTGTTTGGCGTCGTTTCCTTTGTCGGAGGGAGTCCTCGCGCCAAATAGAGTCCGCGTCGCCATTTGTTTGCCGCGACTCAAAGACGCAGATCGAGTCTGCTACGTCGTCCCTCCCTGAACGTGATTGAAATACGCCGATCGAGTCTGCTACTTCCACCAGGAACGTTATGCATCACAAGGAAGATGAAGGCGACGACGAACACGAACCTACGACTGCGAGCGGCGACGCCTCCGTTCGCTCGAAGGGAAACATGCACGAGGAAACACGCGCGTGTGACAGAAAGACACGCGCAAAGATTTGGCTGGGTCCACTAGGTAATTGCCAAGTCTAAAATGTCAAACCATTGGGGATGACCATATTTTTTCCTTTGCATTTGCAATTGGGAGTTGGCAAACAATAACAAATGCCAAACCGAAattgccaaaccattggaggtGCTCTTATTCTTTCTccgtttcttttccttttttttctttctttttcttataATACAAAATTTCCTATTTTTATTTTGCTCCCAACTGTATCATTGTTATAACTTGTCACTAATAGTTATATCTATTTTTTTCAAATCCACTAGTGAGgtttttttctcttcttctgTCAATAACCTATTTTGTAAATTGTTATTGGGTCTTTTAACTTTATGTTCTGGTTTGGTTTtataatctttttatttcacaTAAATGAGCATTTTTTTGTCCCAAATATGTAGCATTTTTTTGTGATGTTGGAACAGATTTCCTCGTTATGCTTATGCTAGAATATTGTTTTCCTGAACATGGAACGTTTTGGTTATGAAGCTGGAAAAAAATTCCTATGAGGCAACAACATTTTTCTAATGAAGCTAGAAGATATTCTTCACGGAGCTGGAACATGTTCTATACTTTTTTTGCAGGAACATCTTGTTTTTAAGGTAGCACATTTTCCCGTGAaggtataatattttttttctaattttatttttatctctTATGTTAAGATGACAACTATAAAAAAAACCCAATATGATATGGCAAGCAAACACTAGAAATATACCCCAGTCTTTCAATAACTTTATTCTTTGACATGCAGACCTTTAACATGTTGGCAATTCATTCCAACAAAGTTTCCCTCAAAATGAACTAGTGTCAATGTTTTGTTCTATCAACTAATGAGTTATAAAGAGTCATGCCATGTAGCTTAGAACAATTCTTGTGGTTCCAGGAATCCGGCTATAGGCAAACCAGGAACGAGGAGCTCTCCCCTTTTTTACGTCCGACTTTTTGATTTTAACTTAGACTGTTGGTTTTAAGAACGAGTGATTGCCTTTGGCTCTTTGATTGTAGTTAAAGACCACATGTGTCATTTCTTGTTGTTGCCATCTAAAATTGTGTAGAAAACCCTGCCGATGGCGGGAGTCAAGAGAAACCAAACTTCCGACGCCTCCACATAGGAAAAAGAGGTCTGGCTCCTTTCAGCTTCTAGCCAAGATACATTTTGTTCAACCCCGTTTGGTAGGATTCTAGGTGAAGTCAGAGTAGAAATCCCTTTGGGTGCCATACCGAAGAGACCTTTGATCTTTGCGTTTAGGTTTCTTTTCTAAAAAGAACTTATAAATTCATCTTTGATATCATTTTTCCTTTTCCAGATATAGCAATGAGCGAGGTACAAATAGTATTGCGCCAAACGATTAATAAGGTTGAAAATCAGACACTCAGCGACCTGCTGCCTCCTGCTATCTTCCTTTGGCTGATAAGGTGTTGATGCAGCAGGACAGAACAAACCACAGATGCCAGTGCCAGCATGAGCTGACACGACATGCCAGATCGGCAGGGCCGTGAAGCCAAACTAGAATAGGATCAGGTTCGTTCTCTTTACAGTTCACTCGAAATATAGTTTTCCTCACAGAAAAGCTAATTGATAATATGTTTTCCCACAAAACAGCACGTAAAAGAGCAAGATTGACACCAGATTCACTCATCAACTTATCCATGCACAGTCCAAAGAGACACACATGCCAGCAAAGGAAATTTGTTGTTTTATTGCAAGATCTACGAGCTCAGACACTTTCCAAAGGTGTCAAGGTAATGCAAATCCGATTCACAATGTCAGAAGTCGCTTAGCGTCATCGTTTGTAACACTTCCAAAGTAGAATCACATTTATCATTTGAGCTTCTTAAAGAGCTTTGGTGCTACCTGCAGATGCATGTTTCATAGAAAAATTGGTTATTCTACCTTGGCAATGCTTTTTCCACAACTAATTTTAACAAATGGTAAACTGCAAGCTGCAATCAAGTACTTACACATTTGTCAATGCATGACCAGTAATCAAAATATTGCCCAGTGCAGTGTTTGTGACCAGTCTCATCACTCTCAACTCTCTTGACACATTTCTGAAAACATACAGTCACCATTAAAGGTTGAACAAAAATACTCGTGTGCCAGGCGTGCATATTAAAACAAATGAAATACTATTATCATCCTAGGGTAAAATAAAACTATATGTAGGCTAATATTCAAAAATCAAATTATAGAAGTTTATTAATAAGAGTCTATAACACCAAATACAGGAAATTGCA is a window from the Sorghum bicolor cultivar BTx623 chromosome 5, Sorghum_bicolor_NCBIv3, whole genome shotgun sequence genome containing:
- the LOC8083088 gene encoding cytochrome b-c1 complex subunit 6, coding for MEDEELVDQKKYLEERCKPQCVKSLYEYEKCVKRVESDETGHKHCTGQYFDYWSCIDKCVAPKLFKKLK